The Ornithinibacillus sp. 4-3 region GGGGTTGTAGGACATTCCAATAGGAGTTATCAAGAAGTGTTTTAAACGAATCGATCTGGAAAGATCAGCCAAAGAAGGTAACAGCCCTGTAGTTGAAAAGACATTTCCTCCGGAATGTATCCTGAGTACGGCGGAACACGTGAAATTCCGTCGGAATCCGGGAGGACCATCTCCCAAGGCTAAATACTCCCTAGTGACCGATAGTGAACCAGTACCGTGAGGGAAAGGTGAAAAGCACCCCGGAAGGGGAGTGAAATAGAACCTGAAACCGTGTGCTTACAAGTAGTCGGAGCACGTTATTGTGTGACGGCGTACCTTTTGTAGAATGGACCGGCGAGTTACGATTGTATGCAAGGTTAAGTGGAAGACACGGAGCCGTAGCGAAAGCGAGTCTTAATAGGGCGAATGAGTATGCGGTCGTAGACCCGAAACCGTGTGATCTACCCATGTCCAGGGTGAAGGTCAGGTAACACTGACTGGAGGCCCGAACCCACGTACGTTGAAAAGTGCGGGGATGAGGTGTGGGTAGGGGTGAAAAGCCAATCGAACACGGAGATAGCTGGTTCTCTCCGAAATAGCTTTAGGGCTAGCCTCAAAGGAAGAGTACTGGAGGTAGAGCACTAATTGGGCTAGGGGCCCCCACCGGGTTACCAAACCTAGTTAAACTCCGAATGTCAGATACTTATCTTTGGGAGTCAGACGATGGGTAATAAGTCCATTGTCGAGAGGGAAACAACCCAGACCACCAGCTAAGGTCCCCAAGTATACGTTAAGTGGAAAAGGATGTGGAGTTGCACAGACAACCAGGATGTTGGCTTAGAAGCAGCCACCATTTAAAGAGTGCGTAATAGCTCACTGGTCGAGTGACTCTGCGCCGAAAATGTACCGGGGCTAAACGTATCACCGAAGCTGTGGATTGTTCCGTAGGAACAATGGTAGGAGAGCGTTCTAAGGGCAGAGAAGGTTGACCGAGAGGACAGCTGGAGCGCTTAGAAGTGAGAATGCCGGTATGAGTAGCGAAAAAAGAGTGAGAATCTCTTTCACCGAAAGCCTAAGGTTTCCTGAGGAAGGCTCGTCCACTCAGGGTTAGTCGGGACCTAAGCCGAGGCCGAAAGGCGTAGGCGATGGCCAACAGGTTGATATTCCTGTACCACCTCATATCCGTTATGAGCAAAGGGGGGACGCAGGAGGATAAAGAATCGCACGGATGGAAGAGTGCGTCCAAGCAGTAAGAGAGTCAGATAGGCAAATCCGTCTGACAAGTATCTTGAGCTGTGATGGGGAGGGAAATATAAGTACCGAAGTTCTTGATTCCACACTGCCAAGAAAAGCCTCTAGCCAGGATATAGGTGCCCGTACCCTAAACCGACACAGGTAGGCAAGAAGAGTATTCTAAGGTGAGCGGGAGAACTCTCGTTAAGGAACTCGGCAAAATGACCCCGTAACTTCGGGAGAAGGGGTGCTTCTTGCATGAGAAGCCGCAGTGAATAGGCCCAAGCGACTGTTTATCAAAAACACAGGTCTCTGCGAAGCCGTAAGGCGAAGTATAGGGGCTGACACCTGCCCGGTGCTGGAAGGTTAAGGGGAAACGTTAGTACTTCGTACGAAGCGTAGAACTGAAGCCCCAGTAAACGGCGGCCGTAACTATAACGGTCCTAAGGTAGCGAAATTCCTTGTCGGGTAAGTTCCGACCCGCACGAATGGTGCAACGACTTGGGCACTGTCTCAACGAGAGACCCGGTGAAATTATACTATGCGTGAAGATGCGCATTACCCGCGACAGGACGGAAAGACCCCGTGGAGCTTTACTGCAACTTGATATTGAATGTTTGTGCAGCTTGTACAGGATAGGTGGGAGCCATTGAAACCGGAGCGCTAGCTTCGGTGGAGGCAACCGTGGGATACCACCCTGGCTGCACACACCTTCTAACCCAGGACCGTGATCCGGTTCGGAGACAGTGTCAGGTGGGCAGTTTGACTGGGGCGGTCGCCTCCTAAAGAGTAACGGAGGCGCCCAAAGGTTCCCTCAGAATGGTTGGAAATCATTCGAAGAGTGTAAAGGCAGAAGGGAGCTTGACTGCGAGACCTACAAGTCGAGCAGGGACGAAAGTCGGGCTTAGTGATCCGGTGGTTCCGCATGGAAGGGCCATCGCTCAACGGATAAAAGCTACCCCGGGGATAACAGGCTTATCTCCCCCAAGAGTTCACATCGACGGGGAGGTTTGGCACCTCGATGTCGGCTCATCGCATCCTGGGGCTGTAGTCGGTCCCAAGGGTTGGGCTGTTCGCCCATTAAAGCGGTACGCGAGCTGGGTTCAGAACGTCGTGAGACAGTTCGGTCCCTATCCGTCGTGGGCGCAGGAAGTTTGAGAGGAGCTGTCCTTAGTACGAGAGGACCGGGATGGACACACCTCTGGTGTACCAGTTGTTCCGCCAGGAGCATAGCTGGGTAGCTACGTGTGGCAAGGATAAGTGCTGAAAGCATCTAAGCATGAAGCCTCCCTCAAGATGAGACTTCCCATCATTTTAAATGAGTAAGATCCCTTAGAGACGATAAGGTTGATAGGTCCGAGGTGGAAGTGTGGTGACACATGGAGCTGACGGATACTAATAGATCGAGGACTTAACTAACACATTTCGGTTGTCACACGTTACGATGCACTCTTATTTAGTTTTTAGGGTACAAATTAGACACAACCAACGGTTGTAAAATAACCCTAAAAAGTTTTTAAAAAGTGCTTGCATTTTAAAATGAATAAGCATATAATAAAACTTGTCCTTCAAAAACGGAGGAGCTATTTTTTAGCAAAATATTGGTCTGGTAGTAATAGCAGAGAGGTCACACCTGTTCCCATGCCGAACACAGTAGTTAAGCTCTCTAGCGCCGATGGTAGTTAGGGGTTACCCCCTTGTGAGAGTAGGACGCTGCCAGGCTAGTATCAATTACATACCGGAGGATTAGCTCAGCTGGGAGAGCACTTGCCTTACAAGCAAGGGGTCGCAGGTTCGAGCCCTGCATCCTCCACCATTGTATGCCGGTCTAGCTCAATTGGTAGAGCAACTGACTTGTAATCAGTAGGTTGGGGGTTCAAGTCCTCTGGCCGGCACCACTTTAACGAGCCATTAGCTCAGTTGGTAGAGCATCTGGCTTTTAACCAGAGAGTCGAAGGTTCGAGTCCTTCATGGCTCACCATTTGCGGGTGTGGCGGAATTGGCAGACGCGCTAGACTTAGGATCTAGTGTCTTACGACGTGGGGGTTCAAGTCCCTTCACCCGCACCAAGCAAACATAATCAAGCGGAAGTAGTTCAGTGGTAGAACATCACCTTGCCAAGGTGAGGGTCGCGGGTTCGAGTCCCGTCTTCCGCTCCAAACGAACATTGCCGGGGTGGCGGAACTGGCAGACGCACAGGACTTAAAATCCTGCGGTAGGTGACTACCGTACCGGTTCGATTCCGGTCCTCGGCACCATTGTTTTTTGCGCCCGTAGCTCAATTGGATAGAGCGTTTGACTACGGATCAAAAGGTTAGGGGTTCGACTCCTCTCGGGCGCGTTTTATATCGGGAAGTAGCTCAGCTTGGTAGAGCACTTGGTTTGGGACCAAGGGGTCGCAGGTTCGAATCCTGTCTTCCCGACCATTTTTAAAACTAAATGCTTTTTTGTTTTGGGGCCTTAGCTCAGCTGGGAGAGCGCCTGCCTTGCACGCAGGAGGTCAGCGGTTCGATCCCGCTAGGCTCCACCATTTTTTTGCTCTTTGAAAACTGAACAGAACAACCAGTAATGTCAAGAAAAGCGTAAAGTTTTTCTTTTACAACGTAACAAAGCTAAGAAACACAAACTTTTTTGGAGAGTTTGATCTTGGCTCAGGACGAACGCTGGCGGCGTGCCTAATACATGCAAGTCGAGCGCAGGAAGCAGACTGACCCCTTCGGGGTGACGTTTGTGGAATGAGCGGCGGACGGGTGAGTAACACGTGGGCAACCTACCTGTAAGATTGGGATAACTCCGGGAAACCGGTGCTAATACCGAATAATCTTTTCCATCGCATGAAGGAAAAGTGAAAGATGGTTTCGGCTATCACTTACAGATGGGCCCGCGGCGCATTAGCTAGTTGGTGGGGTAAAGGCCTACCAAGGCAACGATGCGTAGCCGACCTGAGAGGGTGATCGGCCACACTGGGACTGAGACACGGCCCAGACTCCTACGGGAGGCAGCAGTAGGGAATCTTCCGCAATGGACGAAAGTCTGACGGAGCAACGCCGCGTGAGTGATGAAGGTTTTCGGATCGTAAAACTCTGTTGTTAGGGAAGAACAAGTACGAGAGTAACTGCTCGTACCTTGACGGTACCTAACCAGAAAGCCCCGGCTAACTACGTGCCAGCAGCCGCGGTAATACGTAGGGGGCGAGCGTTGTCCGGAATTATTGGGCGTAAAGCGCGCGCAGGCGGTCCTTTAAGTCTGATGTGAAAGCCCACGGCTTAACCGTGGAGGGTCATTGGAAACTGGAGGACTTGAGTGCAGAAGAGGAGAGTGGAATTCCATGTGGAGCGGTGAAATGCGTAGAGATATGGAGGAACACCAGTGGCGAAGGCGACTCTCTGGTCTGTAACTGACGCTGAGGCGCGAAAGCGTGGGGAGCGAACAGGATTAGATACCCTGGTAGTCCACGCCGTAAACGATGAGTGCTAGGTGTCAGGGGGTTTCCGCCCCTTGGTGCTGCAGTTAACGCATTAAGCACTCCGCCTGGGGAGTACGGCCGCAAGGCTGAAACTCAAAAGAATTGACGGGGACCCGCACAAGCGGTGGAGCATGTGGTTTAATTCGAAGCAACGCGAAGAACCTTACCAGGTCTTGACATCCCGCTGACCGTTATGGAGACATAGCTTTCCCTTCGGGGACAGCGGTGACAGGTGGTGCATGGTTGTCGTCAGCTCGTGTCGTGAGATGTTGGGTTAAGTCCCGCAACGAGCGGAACCCCTAACCTTAGTTGCCAGCATTAAGTTGGGCACTCTAAGGTGACTGCCGGTGACAAACCGGAGGAAGGTGGGGACGACGTCAAATCATCATGCCCCTTATGACCTGGGCTACACACGTGCTACAATGGATGGAACAGAGGGCAGCGAAGCCGCGAGGTGAAGCAAATCCCATAAAACCATTCTCAGTTCGGATTGTAGGCTGCAACTCGCCTACATGAAGCCGGAATCGCTAGTAATCGCGGATCAGCATGCCGCGGTGAATACGTTCCCGGGTCTTGTACACACCGCCCGTCACACCACGAGAGTTGACAACACCCGAAGTCGGTGAGGTAACCTTTTAGGAGCCAGCCGCCGAAGGTGGGGCCAATGATTGGGGTGAAGTCGTAACAAGGTAGCCGTATCGGAAGGTGCGGCTGGATCACCTCCTTTCTAAGGATAGAAACGGAACATCTAACAAGGTTTAGATGAAAACATTACTGAGTTGTTCGGTTCAGTTTTGAGGGAGCAAATCTCTCAAAACCGATAAAATTTCTGCTTCAGCGTGTTATGATAGCTGACAGGGCAGAATTTTTACATTTGTACCTTGAAAACTAAATAAGAGTAAAGTAACAACGACATCAAACCGAAAAAGTCATGTACGTTCGTACATGCAGATGAAAAAGAAACAAAGCTTATTCATAAGTAGCTAGTTAAGTGAACAAGAGCGCACGGTGGATGCCTTGGTACTAGGAGCCGAAGAAGGACGGGACTAACACCGATATGCCTCGGGGAGTTGTAAGTAAACATTGATCCGGGGATTTCCGAATGGGGAAACCCACTACTCGTAATGGAGTAGTACATCTAACTGAATAGATAGGTTAGATGAGGCAGACCTGGGGAACTGAAACATCTAAGTACCCAGAGGAAGAGAAAGCAAAAGCGATTTCCCAAGTAGCGGCGAGCGAAACGGAAACAGCCCAAACCAGAAAGCTTGCTTTCTGGGGTTGTAGGACATTCCAATAGGAGTTATCAAGAAGTGTTTTAAACGAATCGATCTGGAAAGATCAGCCAAAGAAGGTAACAGCCCTGTAGTTGAAAAGACATTTCCTCCGGAATGTATCCTGAGTACGGCGGAACACGTGAAATTCCGTCGGAATCCGGGAGGACCATCTCCCAAGGCTAAATACTCCCTAGTGACCGATAGTGAACCAGTACCGTGAGGGAAAGGTGAAAAGCACCCCGGAAGGGGAGTGAAATAGAACCTGAAACCGTGTGCTTACAAGTAGTCGGAGCACGTTATTGTGTGACGGCGTACCTTTTGTAGAATGGACCGGCGAGTTACGATTGTATGCAAGGTTAAGTGGAAGACACGGAGCCGTAGCGAAAGCGAGTCTTAATAGGGCGAATGAGTATGCGGTCGTAGACCCGAAACCGTGTGATCTACCCATGTCCAGGGTGAAGGTCAGGTAACACTGACTGGAGGCCCGAACCCACGTACGTTGAAAAGTGCGGGGATGAGGTGTGGGTAGGGGTGAAAAGCCAATCGAACACGGAGATAGCTGGTTCTCTCCGAAATAGCTTTAGGGCTAGCCTCAAAGGAAGAGTACTGGAGGTAGAGCACTAATTGGGCTAGGGGCCCCCACCGGGTTACCAAACCTAGTTAAACTCCGAATGTCAGATACTTATCTTTGGGAGTCAGACGATGGGTAATAAGTCCATTGTCGAGAGGGAAACAACCCAGACCACCAGCTAAGGTCCCCAAGTATACGTTAAGTGGAAAAGGATGTGGAGTTGCACAGACAACCAGGATGTTGGCTTAGAAGCAGCCACCATTTAAAGAGTGCGTAATAGCTCACTGGTCGAGTGACTCTGCGCCGAAAATGTACCGGGGCTAAACGTATCACCGAAGCTGTGGATTGTTCCGTAGGAACAATGGTAGGAGAGCGTTCTAAGGGCAGAGAAGGTTGACCGAGAGGACAGCTGGAGCGCTTAGAAGTGAGAATGCCGGTATGAGTAGCGAAAAAAGAGTGAGAATCTCTTTCACCGAAAGCCTAAGGTTTCCTGAGGAAGGCTCGTCCACTCAGGGTTAGTCGGGACCTAAGCCGAGGCCGAAAGGCGTAGGCGATGGCCAACAGGTTGATATTCCTGTACCACCTCATATCCGTTATGAGCAAAGGGGGGACGCAGGAGGATAAAGAATCGCACGGATGGAAGTGTGCGTCCAAGCAGTAAGAGAGTCAGATAGGCAAATCCGTCTGACAAGTATCTTGAGCTGTGATGGGGAGGGAAATATAAGTACCGAAGTTCTTGATTCCACACTGCCAAGAAAAGCCTCTAGCCAGGATATAGGTGCCCGTACCCTAAACCGACACAGGTAGGCAAGAAGAGTATTCTAAGGTGAGCGGGAGAACTCTCGTTAAGGAACTCGGCAAAATGACCCCGTAACTTCGGGAGAAGGGGTGCTTCTTGCATGAGAAGCCGCAGTGAATAGGCCCAAGCGACTGTTTATCAAAAACACAGGTCTCTGCGAAGCCGTAAGGCGAAGTATAGGGGCTGACACCTGCCCGGTGCTGGAAGGTTAAGGGGAAACGTTAGTACTTCGTACGAAGCGTAGAACTGAAGCCCCAGTAAACGGCGGCCGTAACTATAACGGTCCTAAGGTAGCGAAATTCCTTGTCGGGTAAGTTCCGACCCGCACGAATGGTGCAACGACTTGGGCACTGTCTCAACGAGAGACCCGGTGAAATTATACTATGCGTGAAGATGCGCATTACCCGCGACAGGACGGAAAGACCCCGTGGAGCTTTACTGCAACTTGATATTGAATGTTTGTGCAGCTTGTACAGGATAGGTGGGAGCCATTGAAACCGGAGCGCTAGCTTCGGTGGAGGCAACCGTGGGATACCACCCTGGCTGCACACACCTTCTAACCCAGGACCGTGATCCGGTTCGGAGACAGTGTCAGGTGGGCAGTTTGACTGGGGCGGTCGCCTCCTAAAGAGTAACGGAGGCGCCCAAAGGTTCCCTCAGAATGGTTGGAAATCATTCGAAGAGTGTAAAGGCAGAAGGGAGCTTGACTGCGAGACCTACAAGTCGAGCAGGGACGAAAGTCGGGCTTAGTGATCCGGTGGTTCCGCATGGAAGGGCCATCGCTCAACGGATAAAAGCTACCCCGGGGATAACAGGCTTATCTCCCCCAAGAGTTCACATCGACGGGGAGGTTTGGCACCTCGATGTCGGCTCATCGCATCCTGGGGCTGTAGTCGGTCCCAAGGGTTGGGCTGTTCGCCCATTAAAGCGGTACGCGAGCTGGGTTCAGAACGTCGTGAGACAGTTCGGTCCCTATCCGTCGTGGGCGCAGGAAGTTTGAGAGGAGCTGTCCTTAGTACGAGAGGACCGGGATGGACACACCTCTGGTGTACCAGTTGTTCCGCCAGGAGCATAGCTGGGTAGCTACGTGTGGCAAGGATAAGTGCTGAAAGCATCTAAGCATGAAGCCTCCCTCAAGATGAGACTTCCCATCATTTTAAATGAGTAAGATCCCTTAGAGACGATAAGGTTGATAGGTCCGAGGTGGAAGTGTGGTGACACATGGAGCTGACGGATACTAATAGATCGAGGACTTAACTAACACATTTCGGTTGTCACACGTTACGATGCACTCTTATTTAGTTTTTAGGGTACAAAACCTAAAAAAATATGGAAATTCTTTTGAAGCAGAAAAGAATGACCAACAGAAGTTGGTCTGGTAGTAATAGCAGAGAGGTCACACCTGTTCCCATGCCGAACACAGCAGTTAAGCTCTCTAGCGCCGATGGTAGTTAGGGGTTACCCCCTTGTGAGAGTAGGACGCTGCCAGGCCATATTAAAAACTTGTTAGGTATATTTTACTTAACAAGTTTTTTTGTTGTTTATAAATTTTATTTAAATTATCCTCTTTAAAATAATTACAATTCCAATGTTTATTATGTTTTATAGAATATATTGTTCCCCTATTTTAGCAGTATAAAAGGACATTATATAAAAAATAAATGGGTAGTAGATAGTTAGAGAAAAATGAATACCTTATATTTAGCTGATTGTATTGCTAAGGGATTATTTCGCTTTTGAAAAAGGTTCATTTCACCTATTTTCGTCGCTCAGTTCCCAGGTGTTATAAACATCAAAGGTTAAAACACAGAAAGATTGTTTATAATATTTAGTCATGATGGTTGCAAATAAAAGTCAAAATAACGTATAATAAAGTCAAATATAGTCAAAGTCAAAAGAGTTTCATATATGGGCATTGGCTATAAAATGGTAATGTTATTTCAAGAGGTGATATTTTATGAGTAATATTACAGATATTATTGAGCGCTACTTAAAACAGATATTACAGACACAAGGGAAAAACATGATTGAGATTAAAAGAAGCGAAATTGCAGACCAATTTCAATGTGTCCCTTCGCAGATTAATTATGTTATTAAAACACGCTTCACGTTAGAAAAGGGTTATATCATTGAAAGTAAACGTGGTGGAGGAGGATATATTCGCATTTTCCGTATTGAACACCAAGATGAATCAGAATTAATTGATGAATTAATTAGTATGATTAATCCAACAGTTTCACAACAAACAGCGATAAATGTTGTAGAACGGTTATTTGAAAAAGAAATTATTACAAAACGAGAAGCTAAAATTATTTTAAGTGCAATGGATCGAACAGCTATAGCGATTGATTTACCATATCGTGATGAAGTAAGAGCTAGAATATTAACTGCTATTCTTACTTCATTGAAGTTTAATGATAGGTGAGGAGGGAATGAAATGGAATGTCAAGAATGCCATAAACGACCTGCTACCGTTCGCTTTACACAGGTCATAAATGGTACAAAGAAAGAAGTGCATATTTGTGAAGTATGTGCCAAGGAAAAAGGTTATATAACACATAGCGATGATGCATATTCTCTCCATGACTTATTAGCTGGATTATTCAATTTTGATTCCTCACCATTTAAGAAACAGGAATCAACATTCCATGATGTTGATGAAATGGAATGTCCGAAATGTAAAACAACATTTGCAGAATTTAAACGGACAGGTAAGTTTGGTTGTGCAACATGTTATGAGACGTTTGCTCCTCGTCTAGATTCTATTTTTCGCCGAGTGCATAGTGGTAATACAAAACATGATGGGAAAATACCTAGACGTAAGGGCGGAGATTTGCATGTGAAAAAACAAATCGAAGTGTATAAATTGCAAATGCAGGATTTAATTGAAAAGGAAGCTTTTGAAGAAGCTGCTAAGATAAGAGATAAAATTAAAGAATTAAAGACAGCATACATTAAGAAAGATGGTGATCAATCATGAGTTTAAAAGACTTTATGAATGAAGCCATTAGTCCGTGGATGCGTGAATCAGGTCCAGATAGTGATATTGTCTTAAGTAGTCGTATTCGTTTAGCACGTAATTTTGCACAGGAAACTTTTCCACTTGCTGCAAATCAGGGAGAACTAGCTCAAGTATGCAATTTTTTTGAAAATGAATTCGCAATGACATCCCTTGATGAATACGAAGATTTTCAATTTATTTCTATACAGGACTTAACAACAATTGAACGACAAGTGCTTGTAGAGAAACATTTAATTAGTCCGCATTTGGCAAAGCAGTCAAATGCCGCAGCTATATTAATTTCGAAGAATGAGCAAGTCTCTATTATGATTAATGAAGAGGATCATATTCGCATCCAGCTATATTTCCCAGGATTACAGGTGAAAAAAGCGCTAGATGAGGCTTTTAAAATAGATGATTGGTTGGAAGAGAAGATTGATTATGCTTTTGATGAGGAAAAAGGATATTTAACAAGTTGCCCAACAAATGTTGGAACTGGCTTGCGTGCGTCGGTAATGATGCATCTTCCTGCTTTGATGTTAACAAAACAACTAAACCGAATGATTCCAACGATTAATCAGCTAGGCTTTGTTGTTCGTGGTATCTATGGTGAAGGTAGTGGGGCAGTTGGCAATATATTTCAAATCTCTAACCAAATTACATTAGGTAAATCAGAAGAAGATATTGTAGAAGATTTACAAAGCATCGTTACACAATTGATTGAGCATGAAAGAAGAGCACGAAAAGTATTAGTGGAGCAATCAACGGTTAGCTTAGAAGATAGAATTTTTCGCTCTTATGGGACATTAGAACATAGTCGTGTTATTGAATCAAAAGAGGCTGCATCTTGTTTATCAAATGTTCGCCTAGGAATTGATTTAGGAATGATTAATGAGATTCCAAGAAATATTTTGCACGAATTAACAGTACTGACTCAACCAGCGTTTTTACAGCAATATGCGAAAAGAATTTTAAGTGCAAATGAGCGAGATATATTACGTGCAACGCTTATTCGTGAGCGATTGCAATTGGAGAAATAAGGTAAAGATAGGAGGAATTATATATGATGTTTGGGCGCTTTACAGAAAGAGCACAAAAGGTGTTGGCATTATCCCAGGAGGAAGCAATTCGTCTCAATCATAATAATATTGGAACTGAACATATTTTATTAGGCCTGATTCGTGAGGGAGATGGAATTGCAGCAAAGGGTTTACAGGCATTAGGGTTAGAAACAGAAAAAATTCAAGAAGAAGTAGAAAAACTAATTGGTGTAGGCAATCAACCAATGCAGACGATTCATTATACACCACGTGCTAAAAAGGTTGTAGAATTATCCCAAGATGAAGCGCGTAAGCTTGGTCACTCCTATGTAGGTACAGAGCATATTTTGCTTGGTCTTATTCGTGAAGGTGAGGGTGTCGCTGCACGTGTGTTAAATAACCTTGGAATTAGCTTAAATAAGGCCCGTCAGCAAGTGTTACAGTTATTAGGTACAAATGAGTCGCAAGCTGCTAAACATGGCCGCAATCAAGCTTCTAGTGCAAGTACACCGACATTGGATTCTTTAGCGAAGGATTTAACAGCGAGTGTAAGTGAAGGAAAGATTGATCCAGTTATTGGTCGTGATATAGAAATTCAACGTGTTATCCAAGTATTAAGTCGTCGTACGAAAAATAATCCAGTATTAATAGGGGAGCCAGGAGTAGGGAAAACAGCGATTGCTGAAGGATTGGCTCAACAAATTGTAAATAATGAGGTTCCAGAAATCTTACGTGAAAAGCGTGTAATGGTTTTAGACATGGGGACAGTAGTAGCTGGTACGAAATATCGTGGTGAATTTGAAGACCGTTTAAAAAAGGTCATGGATGAAATTCGTCAGGCGGATAATGTTATTTTATTTATTGATGAATTACACACTTTAATTGGTGCTGGTGGCGCAGAGGGTGCTATTGATGCATCAAATATTTTAAAACCATCCTTATCTCGTGGTGAACTTCAATGTATTGGAGCAACGACATTAGATGAATATCGTAAATATATTGAAAAAGATGCTGCACTAGAGCGTCGTTTTCAGCCAATTCAAGTAGATGAGCCTACTGCTGAAGAGGCAGTTCAAATTTTACATGGTTTACGTGATCGTTATGAGGCACATCATCGTGTGACTATTACTGACGAGGCGATTGAAGCAGCTGTGAGCTTATCTAATCGTTATATTTCTGATCGTTTTTTACCGGATAAGGCAATTGACTTAATTGACGAAGCAGGATCTAAGGTTCGTTTGCAATCTTACACTATTCCACCTAATTTAAAAGAGCTAGAAGAACAATTAGAGGAAGTTCGTAAGGAAAAGGATGCAGCGGTGCAAAGCCAAGAGTTTGAAAAAGCAGC contains the following coding sequences:
- a CDS encoding protein arginine kinase, encoding MSLKDFMNEAISPWMRESGPDSDIVLSSRIRLARNFAQETFPLAANQGELAQVCNFFENEFAMTSLDEYEDFQFISIQDLTTIERQVLVEKHLISPHLAKQSNAAAILISKNEQVSIMINEEDHIRIQLYFPGLQVKKALDEAFKIDDWLEEKIDYAFDEEKGYLTSCPTNVGTGLRASVMMHLPALMLTKQLNRMIPTINQLGFVVRGIYGEGSGAVGNIFQISNQITLGKSEEDIVEDLQSIVTQLIEHERRARKVLVEQSTVSLEDRIFRSYGTLEHSRVIESKEAASCLSNVRLGIDLGMINEIPRNILHELTVLTQPAFLQQYAKRILSANERDILRATLIRERLQLEK
- the clpC gene encoding ATP-dependent protease ATP-binding subunit ClpC, translating into MMFGRFTERAQKVLALSQEEAIRLNHNNIGTEHILLGLIREGDGIAAKGLQALGLETEKIQEEVEKLIGVGNQPMQTIHYTPRAKKVVELSQDEARKLGHSYVGTEHILLGLIREGEGVAARVLNNLGISLNKARQQVLQLLGTNESQAAKHGRNQASSASTPTLDSLAKDLTASVSEGKIDPVIGRDIEIQRVIQVLSRRTKNNPVLIGEPGVGKTAIAEGLAQQIVNNEVPEILREKRVMVLDMGTVVAGTKYRGEFEDRLKKVMDEIRQADNVILFIDELHTLIGAGGAEGAIDASNILKPSLSRGELQCIGATTLDEYRKYIEKDAALERRFQPIQVDEPTAEEAVQILHGLRDRYEAHHRVTITDEAIEAAVSLSNRYISDRFLPDKAIDLIDEAGSKVRLQSYTIPPNLKELEEQLEEVRKEKDAAVQSQEFEKAASLRDSEQKLRDELDKMKNKWQETQGQEDAEVTVDDIAAVVSIWTGIPVSKMTKGESVELLNLEKTLHDRIIGQEEAVTAVAKAIRRARAGLKDPKRPIGSFIFLGPTGVGKTELARTLAEAMFGEEDAMIRIDMSEYMEKHSTSRLVGSPPGYVGYEEGGQLTEKVRRKPYSVILLDEVEKAHPEVFNILLQVLEDGRLTDSKGRVVDFRNTVIIMTSNVGASELKRNKYVGFNLGEEGREHTDMKKKVMNEMKKVFRPEFLNRIDETIVFHSLEKKHMKEIVVLMVAELKKRLNELDIDFSITDKAIEKIASEGFDPEYGARPLRRSIQKNVEDLLSEELLKGTFTKGQKAKIGLNSKGDFIVLS
- a CDS encoding CtsR family transcriptional regulator; amino-acid sequence: MSNITDIIERYLKQILQTQGKNMIEIKRSEIADQFQCVPSQINYVIKTRFTLEKGYIIESKRGGGGYIRIFRIEHQDESELIDELISMINPTVSQQTAINVVERLFEKEIITKREAKIILSAMDRTAIAIDLPYRDEVRARILTAILTSLKFNDR
- a CDS encoding UvrB/UvrC motif-containing protein, with translation MECQECHKRPATVRFTQVINGTKKEVHICEVCAKEKGYITHSDDAYSLHDLLAGLFNFDSSPFKKQESTFHDVDEMECPKCKTTFAEFKRTGKFGCATCYETFAPRLDSIFRRVHSGNTKHDGKIPRRKGGDLHVKKQIEVYKLQMQDLIEKEAFEEAAKIRDKIKELKTAYIKKDGDQS